Proteins from a genomic interval of Paenibacillus sp. FSL R5-0623:
- the hemB gene encoding porphobilinogen synthase, producing the protein MSFPIVRHRRLRQSTGIRNLVRETHLTVDDFIQPIYVTYGENVKSEIKSMPGVFRFSLDRLQEEVTEIAELGIPAVLLFGIPETKDSVGSSGFAEDGIVQEATRLIKSWYPELLVVADTCLCEFTDHGHCGMVHTVEIDGHICGDVLNDESLDLLVQTAVSQAKAGADIIAPSNMMDGFVQAIRAGLDENGFSHIPIMSYSVKYASAFYGPFREAADSTPQFGDRKSYQMDPANAREALREAETDVLEGADMLMVKPSLSYLDVMRTIKDQFDLPLVAYNVSGEYAMVKAAAIQGWIDEKKVAMEILLSMKRAGADMIITYYGKDASRWLAEK; encoded by the coding sequence ATGAGTTTTCCAATTGTACGGCATCGCCGTTTACGCCAATCCACAGGTATTCGCAATTTGGTCAGAGAGACCCATCTAACCGTGGACGACTTTATTCAACCAATCTATGTGACGTATGGAGAAAATGTAAAATCTGAAATTAAATCCATGCCTGGCGTATTCCGCTTTTCGCTGGATCGGCTTCAGGAGGAAGTAACGGAAATTGCCGAGCTGGGAATTCCAGCCGTGTTATTGTTCGGTATTCCGGAGACGAAGGACAGTGTGGGTTCATCTGGCTTCGCTGAAGATGGCATTGTGCAGGAAGCGACGAGATTGATCAAATCCTGGTACCCGGAATTGCTGGTTGTTGCGGATACTTGTCTGTGTGAATTCACGGATCACGGTCACTGCGGTATGGTACACACCGTGGAGATTGACGGCCACATCTGCGGAGATGTGTTAAATGATGAATCACTGGATCTACTCGTGCAAACGGCAGTGTCTCAAGCCAAAGCAGGAGCGGACATTATTGCACCATCCAACATGATGGATGGATTTGTACAAGCGATCCGCGCCGGGCTGGATGAGAATGGATTCAGTCACATTCCGATCATGTCCTACTCTGTTAAATATGCATCCGCATTTTATGGTCCATTCCGTGAAGCAGCAGATTCCACACCACAATTCGGAGACCGTAAGTCCTATCAGATGGACCCGGCGAACGCGCGTGAAGCCTTGCGTGAAGCAGAGACGGATGTGCTCGAAGGAGCGGACATGTTGATGGTAAAACCATCCCTTTCCTATCTAGATGTTATGCGCACCATCAAGGATCAATTTGATCTTCCGCTTGTTGCCTATAATGTAAGTGGCGAGTATGCCATGGTAAAGGCGGCGGCGATTCAAGGCTGGATCGATGAGAAAAAAGTTGCCATGGAAATCCTGCTCAGCATGAAACGCGCAGGTGCAGATATGATCATTACCTACTACGGAAAAGACGCTTCACGCTGGTTGGCTGAGAAATAA
- the cobA gene encoding uroporphyrinogen-III C-methyltransferase, producing the protein MVGKVFLVGAGPGDAKLITVKGWESIGKADAVVYDRLASPRLLKQMKPGAVKIYVGKRPDRHTMKQEEINQLLVDLALEGKVVVRLKGGDPTIFGRVGEEAGLLHKNGIPFEIVPGVTAAISVPAYAGIPVTHRDYASSISIITGHESPDKLDRSIHWDKVTNATGTLVFMMGVAKIGYISEQLIRHGRPAQTPVALIRWGTRAEQDTLIGTLEDIEAKVIAANFQPPAVIVVGDVVNQREQLKWAEALPLFGKRILVTRARSQASELVNRIEELGGEPYEFPVIETVMPSSESAQQSVEDAFSALNTYDWVFFTSVNGVEFFFRHLEQEGKDIRSIHQARIAAVGPSTADALRKHGIVAEVVKGPFQAEGMLETFESELKEGQRVLLPHGDLARTWLRDQLRERGLQVTEAIIYDTILAGEDDDELLKLLEEGGIHAVTFTSSSTVTNFMSMLKRMGLQDPLPLMKDVEVACIGPVTAKTAEAAGLKVTLMAEEATMDSLITVLCDWKRTGTKEGALRN; encoded by the coding sequence ATGGTGGGAAAGGTCTTTTTGGTAGGGGCAGGTCCTGGGGATGCAAAGCTGATTACGGTAAAAGGGTGGGAATCCATCGGTAAAGCCGATGCTGTAGTCTACGATCGTTTGGCAAGTCCGAGATTGTTGAAACAAATGAAACCCGGCGCAGTCAAGATTTACGTGGGCAAGCGCCCGGATCGGCATACGATGAAACAGGAAGAGATCAATCAACTGTTGGTGGATCTGGCGCTTGAGGGCAAGGTTGTAGTTCGACTTAAGGGTGGCGACCCGACGATCTTTGGACGTGTAGGCGAAGAGGCGGGTTTGCTGCACAAAAACGGAATTCCGTTTGAGATTGTACCTGGGGTTACCGCTGCAATAAGTGTACCTGCGTATGCCGGAATTCCCGTCACTCACCGTGACTATGCATCTTCCATCTCTATTATTACGGGGCATGAGAGTCCGGACAAGCTTGATCGCAGTATCCATTGGGATAAAGTGACGAATGCAACGGGCACACTTGTATTTATGATGGGGGTTGCCAAAATTGGATATATCAGCGAACAATTGATTCGTCATGGTCGTCCAGCGCAAACACCGGTAGCTCTGATTCGTTGGGGAACACGAGCGGAACAGGATACCCTTATAGGTACCCTTGAAGATATAGAAGCGAAAGTGATCGCAGCCAATTTCCAACCGCCAGCTGTTATTGTGGTGGGGGATGTCGTCAATCAAAGGGAACAATTGAAATGGGCAGAAGCTCTTCCGCTGTTTGGCAAACGAATTCTGGTAACCCGTGCTCGCAGTCAGGCGAGTGAACTGGTGAATCGCATTGAGGAACTCGGCGGCGAACCGTATGAGTTTCCGGTTATTGAGACGGTCATGCCGTCCAGTGAATCTGCGCAGCAAAGTGTCGAAGACGCCTTCAGTGCTTTAAATACCTATGACTGGGTGTTTTTCACAAGTGTGAACGGCGTGGAGTTTTTCTTCCGCCACCTGGAACAGGAAGGCAAGGATATTCGCTCGATTCATCAAGCAAGAATTGCTGCCGTAGGACCTTCCACAGCAGACGCTTTACGCAAACATGGCATCGTTGCAGAGGTTGTCAAAGGTCCTTTCCAGGCCGAAGGCATGCTTGAGACTTTTGAAAGTGAACTGAAGGAAGGTCAGAGAGTACTGCTTCCGCACGGTGATCTTGCACGTACGTGGTTGCGTGACCAGTTGAGAGAACGAGGGCTTCAGGTCACCGAAGCCATCATCTACGATACGATCCTCGCTGGTGAGGATGATGACGAATTGCTTAAGTTACTTGAAGAAGGTGGTATTCATGCGGTGACCTTTACAAGTTCATCGACGGTTACCAACTTCATGAGTATGTTGAAACGTATGGGGTTGCAAGATCCATTGCCTTTAATGAAAGATGTAGAGGTTGCGTGTATCGGACCTGTTACAGCGAAGACGGCAGAGGCCGCTGGACTAAAGGTTACACTGATGGCAGAGGAAGCAACGATGGATAGCTTGATCACAGTGCTATGCGACTGGAAACGGACTGGCACCAAAGAAGGCGCTCTTCGAAATTAA
- a CDS encoding valine--tRNA ligase, whose translation MSEEKKSAATEMPTTYDPKAAEDKWYSTWMERGYFKAGQRKDAEPYTIVIPPPNVTGMLHIGHALDFTLQDILIRTKRMQGYDALWLPGSDHAGIATQTKVEQKLREEGLTRYDLGREKFLEKVWDWKDQYATTIRQQWGKMGLSLDYSRERFTLDEGLSQAVRKVFVQLYEKGLIYRGKRIINWDPVNRTALSDIEVEYKEVQGHLYHLRYPLKDGSGYVTVATTRPETMLGDTAVAVHPKDERYADMIGKVLVLPIIGREIPIIADDYVDKEFGSGAVKITPAHDPNDFEVGLRHDLPQITVMDESGTMNAEAGKYQGLDRSDCRKQIVADLKEQGVLINIEDHTHQVGHSERTGAVVEPYLSTQWFVEMKPLAERAIKKQQSGEGVNFVPDRFEKTYLNWIENVRDWCISRQLWWGHRIPAWYDEETGEIIVSAEDPTTLPEYAGRKLRQDEDVLDTWFSSGLWPFSTLGWPEDTEDLQRYYPTSVLVTGYDIIYFWVARMIFTALEFTDEIPFKDVLMHGLVRDADGRKMSKSLGNGVDPLDVIEKYGADAMRYMISTSSTPGQDLRFRWERVEQARNFANKIWNASRFALMNLEGFTYEERDISGELGTADYWILHRLNETSRDITRLIEAYEFGETGRVLYNFIWDDLCDWYIEFAKLSFYGEDPVAKKKTQSVLAYVLDQTMRLIHPFMPYISEEIWQHLPHEGETITLASWPVYDPALENPEAVAEMNLLMDTIRAVRNIRAEVNVPMSKKIELMVKANSPETSSIIERNSHYIKRFCNTSEFDSGLDLNSPDKAMTAIITGAELYLPLAGLIDIEQEVARLEKELENLEGEVLRVEKKLANEGFVAKAPAKVIEEERAKQADYSDKRDKVIARIKELKG comes from the coding sequence ATGTCTGAGGAAAAAAAATCAGCTGCAACAGAAATGCCGACCACTTACGATCCTAAGGCGGCAGAGGATAAATGGTACTCCACCTGGATGGAGCGTGGATATTTCAAAGCCGGTCAACGTAAAGATGCCGAGCCGTATACGATTGTAATTCCACCCCCGAATGTGACCGGGATGCTACACATTGGGCATGCGCTCGATTTTACACTGCAGGATATTCTGATCCGCACCAAACGGATGCAAGGTTATGATGCACTGTGGCTTCCGGGTTCCGACCATGCAGGTATTGCTACCCAAACCAAAGTGGAGCAGAAGCTGCGTGAAGAAGGTCTGACTCGTTATGATCTGGGACGTGAGAAGTTCCTGGAGAAAGTATGGGACTGGAAAGATCAATATGCCACTACCATTCGTCAGCAATGGGGCAAAATGGGATTGTCGCTTGACTACTCACGTGAACGTTTTACGCTGGATGAAGGTCTGTCCCAAGCGGTTCGCAAAGTATTTGTTCAACTGTATGAAAAAGGCCTTATTTACCGAGGCAAACGTATCATTAACTGGGACCCGGTGAACCGGACAGCTCTGTCCGACATTGAGGTTGAATATAAAGAGGTTCAGGGTCACTTGTACCATCTGCGTTACCCGCTCAAAGACGGAAGTGGCTACGTTACCGTGGCAACAACGCGTCCTGAAACGATGCTGGGTGATACAGCGGTTGCTGTTCATCCGAAGGATGAGCGTTATGCAGATATGATTGGTAAAGTACTTGTACTGCCAATCATTGGACGCGAAATTCCAATTATCGCTGATGATTATGTGGATAAAGAGTTCGGAAGTGGTGCAGTTAAAATCACGCCTGCACATGATCCGAATGACTTTGAAGTAGGTCTTCGTCATGATCTGCCTCAAATTACTGTAATGGATGAGAGCGGAACAATGAATGCTGAGGCTGGCAAGTATCAGGGACTGGATCGCAGTGACTGCCGCAAGCAGATTGTTGCTGACTTGAAAGAGCAGGGCGTATTGATCAATATTGAGGATCACACGCATCAGGTTGGACACAGTGAACGTACCGGAGCTGTTGTTGAGCCGTATCTTTCTACACAGTGGTTCGTTGAGATGAAGCCACTTGCAGAGAGAGCGATCAAGAAACAACAGAGCGGCGAAGGGGTTAATTTTGTTCCAGACCGTTTTGAGAAAACCTATCTGAACTGGATCGAAAACGTTCGGGACTGGTGTATTTCCCGTCAACTGTGGTGGGGACATCGCATACCTGCTTGGTATGATGAAGAAACAGGTGAAATCATCGTATCTGCTGAAGATCCAACAACGCTGCCAGAGTATGCTGGACGCAAGCTCAGACAGGACGAAGACGTACTCGATACTTGGTTTAGCTCCGGCTTATGGCCATTCTCCACACTAGGCTGGCCGGAAGATACGGAAGATCTGCAACGTTATTATCCAACAAGTGTACTTGTGACAGGGTATGACATCATATATTTCTGGGTTGCACGTATGATTTTCACTGCATTGGAATTCACGGATGAGATTCCGTTCAAGGATGTGCTGATGCATGGTCTTGTTCGTGATGCAGATGGACGTAAAATGTCCAAATCACTGGGCAACGGTGTAGATCCGCTGGATGTGATTGAGAAATACGGCGCAGATGCAATGCGTTACATGATCTCAACCAGCAGCACGCCAGGTCAGGATCTGCGTTTCCGTTGGGAACGGGTGGAGCAGGCTCGTAACTTTGCCAACAAAATCTGGAATGCTTCGCGCTTTGCATTGATGAATCTGGAAGGATTCACTTATGAGGAACGTGACATTAGCGGAGAGCTTGGTACAGCGGATTATTGGATTTTGCACCGTCTGAACGAAACTTCCCGCGATATTACGCGTCTAATCGAAGCGTATGAATTTGGGGAAACGGGTCGTGTGTTGTATAACTTTATCTGGGATGACCTGTGTGACTGGTACATTGAGTTTGCTAAGCTGTCCTTCTATGGGGAAGATCCGGTTGCCAAGAAGAAAACACAATCCGTGCTTGCTTATGTGCTTGATCAGACCATGCGCCTGATTCATCCGTTTATGCCATACATCTCCGAAGAGATCTGGCAGCATCTGCCGCATGAAGGTGAGACCATTACGCTGGCATCATGGCCAGTATATGATCCTGCTCTGGAGAACCCAGAGGCTGTTGCCGAGATGAACCTGCTGATGGATACCATTCGTGCAGTGCGAAACATTCGTGCAGAAGTGAACGTGCCGATGAGCAAAAAGATCGAGTTGATGGTCAAAGCAAACAGTCCTGAGACGTCCAGCATCATTGAGCGTAACAGTCACTACATCAAACGTTTCTGTAATACGTCCGAGTTCGATAGTGGGCTGGATTTAAACTCACCGGATAAGGCAATGACTGCGATCATTACGGGGGCAGAACTATACTTGCCGCTCGCAGGTCTTATTGATATCGAGCAGGAAGTGGCTCGTTTGGAGAAAGAGTTGGAGAACCTTGAGGGCGAAGTTCTCCGTGTAGAGAAAAAGCTGGCGAATGAAGGCTTTGTAGCCAAAGCTCCTGCCAAAGTTATTGAGGAAGAGCGCGCCAAGCAAGCCGATTATTCCGATAAACGGGATAAAGTGATTGCACGAATCAAGGAACTGAAAGGTTAA
- the hemC gene encoding hydroxymethylbilane synthase, protein MRTIKVGSRQSALALTQTGHVIQDLRDICEREGLAFDFEVHKIVTKGDLILDVTLSKVGGKGLFVKEIEQAMIDRTIDMAVHSMKDMPSELPEGLTNGAIPRRADPRDALISNGGLTLDQLPEGARVGTSSLRRSSQLKAYRPDLQLESIRGNIDSRLRKLETEGFDAIILAAAGLYRMGWEDRITEYLTETACLPAVGQGALGIECREDDEELLHLLQLYNDPETAFPVQAERRFLSVLNGGCQVPIGAHAVWVPQQDADSLNGENTLQLTGMVGTPDGGLILKEALIGKDPVRLGEEVAWRLIERGAEQILAEVRG, encoded by the coding sequence ATGCGTACAATTAAAGTTGGAAGTAGACAGAGCGCGCTTGCGCTAACCCAGACAGGCCATGTCATTCAGGATTTACGCGATATTTGTGAGCGGGAAGGATTAGCTTTTGACTTTGAAGTACATAAGATTGTTACCAAAGGAGATCTCATTCTGGATGTAACGTTGTCAAAAGTGGGAGGCAAAGGTTTGTTTGTCAAAGAGATTGAACAGGCGATGATTGATCGTACGATTGATATGGCTGTTCATAGTATGAAAGATATGCCTTCCGAGTTACCCGAAGGATTAACGAATGGGGCTATACCTCGTCGTGCAGATCCACGGGATGCGCTGATCTCCAATGGTGGGCTTACTCTGGATCAACTGCCAGAAGGAGCTAGAGTCGGAACAAGCAGTCTGCGCCGGTCGAGCCAATTAAAGGCCTATCGTCCAGATTTGCAATTGGAATCGATACGCGGCAATATTGATTCCCGCCTGCGGAAGCTGGAGACCGAAGGGTTCGATGCGATTATTCTGGCGGCTGCAGGATTGTACCGTATGGGATGGGAAGACCGAATCACGGAGTACCTGACGGAAACAGCTTGCCTTCCGGCAGTAGGTCAAGGCGCGCTTGGTATCGAATGTCGTGAAGACGATGAGGAACTGTTGCACTTGCTGCAGCTGTATAATGATCCGGAGACAGCATTTCCTGTACAGGCGGAACGCCGTTTTCTCAGTGTATTAAATGGGGGCTGCCAGGTTCCGATTGGTGCTCATGCGGTATGGGTACCTCAGCAAGATGCAGATTCCCTGAATGGTGAAAACACGTTACAATTAACAGGTATGGTCGGCACGCCGGATGGTGGACTGATTCTTAAGGAAGCTCTGATCGGCAAGGACCCGGTTCGTCTGGGTGAAGAAGTGGCTTGGAGATTGATCGAACGGGGAGCAGAGCAGATACTGGCAGAAGTTAGGGGATGA
- a CDS encoding RluA family pseudouridine synthase, giving the protein MTIKSWKRRGEWLELMPGKAVTGSSDKPMAAEQWLLSELQFPEKLLRQLKANRGIQLAGDRLRLALFASQPIDVEPRWADVDVLYEDDFCLVMHKPAGMKLHPDGSRSDQAITLDHVVASYYEMNGIQANVRHVHRLDEDTTGPVLYAKNAFALAKLDEAMRRKEIGRHYVAIAGGQIPLELHKIDAPIGKDRHHKQRRRVSEGGQEAVTHVEIVEVWERATLVRLKLDTGRTHQIRVHLSYAGHPLIGDALYGGRADVIGRQALHGEMLKFSHPLTGAMIEVNDPWPPDFTQLAERERQNY; this is encoded by the coding sequence ATGACCATCAAGAGTTGGAAACGCCGCGGGGAATGGCTTGAGCTAATGCCAGGAAAAGCCGTAACAGGCAGTTCGGACAAACCGATGGCTGCAGAGCAATGGTTATTGTCTGAACTTCAGTTTCCGGAGAAACTGCTTCGTCAGCTGAAAGCAAACCGAGGAATACAACTTGCAGGGGACCGGCTTCGGCTGGCCCTTTTTGCGTCCCAGCCAATCGATGTTGAGCCACGCTGGGCTGATGTGGATGTATTGTATGAGGATGATTTCTGTCTGGTTATGCACAAACCGGCAGGCATGAAACTGCATCCGGATGGAAGCCGTTCCGATCAGGCCATCACGCTGGATCACGTGGTTGCCTCCTATTATGAAATGAACGGAATACAGGCGAACGTACGCCATGTTCATCGACTGGATGAGGATACAACCGGACCTGTTCTGTATGCCAAAAATGCTTTTGCCCTCGCCAAACTGGATGAAGCGATGCGACGCAAAGAGATTGGCCGCCATTATGTAGCCATTGCAGGTGGACAAATCCCCCTTGAACTCCACAAAATTGATGCTCCGATTGGCAAGGACAGACATCACAAACAGCGCAGGCGTGTCTCCGAAGGTGGACAGGAAGCGGTTACTCATGTGGAGATCGTCGAAGTATGGGAACGAGCAACCCTTGTACGATTAAAGCTGGATACAGGACGTACACACCAAATTCGTGTACACCTGAGCTACGCGGGACACCCGCTTATTGGTGATGCGTTGTATGGAGGTAGAGCGGATGTCATTGGGCGACAAGCACTTCACGGAGAGATGCTTAAGTTTAGTCATCCTTTAACCGGAGCTATGATTGAAGTGAATGATCCTTGGCCGCCCGATTTCACACAATTGGCAGAGCGTGAGCGTCAAAATTATTAA
- a CDS encoding LysM peptidoglycan-binding domain-containing protein: MLNQPYGLRFDIYERVHLSEGVPAIEELEEIELYPRIQVIGQDDHATLRGHLLLTGAYRGENEASEELKHFIPVEITVPLNRVRSIEDISIEIENFDVDLLSNRSLNITGVLSLRGIEGFPVEEPQVWSADEFTVVHSPDAQQTNRSDEAAQTGSDPNIFAQEYLLQRSEEERLANAAELAYGAPEFADLSTREETLGNSEESQQEYANSSLAEPLQSEEQSAEYANENRQPDANEDPASLTANTDELASNEQYSEPSPISSFMAETADRLASYPESEPLLPLEDESSGWSEPSADVLPANSRSADQAVSEPTAQSSNELAARDVPDAPEVWHFESARSVPQQENQAVADVPGESQAENWQGVFASSEPDNAEEDRPSFEATGVDEFVQNEAFVPEPVAETEDKPELKVAFGSKKESAPRQEEGVGISSLLSSGRAARDAEVERGDEVPAGVVQEETYPADDVEWKNLFLGTIVDQTPFRKVKLCIVQREDTLDAIADRYQLSTRELQLYNRLSEQVVEEGQILYIP, encoded by the coding sequence TTGTTGAATCAACCTTATGGTTTGCGGTTCGATATTTATGAGCGCGTTCATTTGTCTGAGGGAGTCCCTGCGATTGAGGAATTGGAGGAGATTGAACTATACCCGCGCATTCAAGTCATAGGGCAGGATGATCATGCCACGTTAAGAGGGCATCTTTTACTTACAGGTGCGTACAGAGGAGAAAATGAGGCTTCAGAGGAGCTCAAACATTTCATTCCCGTGGAGATCACAGTGCCGCTGAACCGGGTCAGATCGATTGAGGATATTTCTATCGAGATCGAAAATTTTGACGTGGATCTGTTATCCAATCGCAGTCTGAACATTACAGGCGTATTGTCGCTGCGAGGCATCGAAGGTTTTCCTGTTGAAGAGCCACAAGTGTGGTCAGCAGATGAGTTTACAGTTGTTCATTCGCCTGATGCTCAGCAAACCAACCGTTCCGATGAAGCAGCACAGACAGGTAGCGACCCCAACATATTTGCACAGGAGTACCTGCTCCAGCGGAGTGAGGAAGAGAGACTTGCGAATGCAGCAGAACTTGCATATGGTGCTCCTGAATTCGCTGACCTGTCCACAAGGGAAGAGACGTTGGGGAATAGCGAAGAATCGCAGCAGGAATATGCGAATTCGTCATTGGCCGAGCCACTTCAATCCGAGGAGCAAAGTGCGGAGTACGCTAACGAAAACAGACAACCTGATGCAAACGAAGATCCCGCATCTCTAACGGCGAATACAGATGAATTGGCATCTAATGAGCAATATAGCGAACCTTCTCCGATCTCGTCTTTTATGGCTGAGACCGCTGATCGGTTAGCTTCTTACCCTGAGTCGGAACCATTGCTGCCTCTGGAAGACGAGTCTTCGGGTTGGTCCGAGCCTTCCGCGGATGTATTGCCTGCCAACTCGAGAAGTGCAGATCAAGCAGTCTCAGAGCCTACTGCTCAATCATCTAATGAGTTGGCAGCACGGGATGTACCGGACGCACCAGAGGTATGGCACTTCGAATCAGCGAGATCTGTACCTCAGCAGGAGAATCAGGCAGTTGCCGATGTCCCGGGCGAATCACAGGCGGAGAACTGGCAAGGTGTATTTGCTTCGTCCGAACCAGACAACGCGGAGGAAGACCGACCGTCTTTTGAAGCGACTGGGGTAGACGAGTTCGTACAGAACGAAGCATTTGTTCCTGAACCTGTGGCTGAGACGGAAGACAAGCCGGAGCTGAAGGTTGCTTTTGGCAGCAAAAAAGAATCCGCACCCCGGCAAGAAGAGGGCGTAGGTATCTCTTCCTTGTTATCCTCTGGCAGAGCTGCACGCGATGCTGAAGTGGAGCGAGGTGATGAGGTTCCTGCGGGTGTGGTACAGGAAGAAACGTATCCAGCTGATGATGTGGAATGGAAGAACCTGTTCCTGGGAACAATCGTGGACCAGACCCCATTCCGCAAGGTGAAACTGTGCATTGTTCAGCGAGAAGATACACTGGATGCCATTGCAGATCGTTATCAATTGAGCACGAGGGAACTTCAGTTGTATAACCGATTATCTGAGCAGGTTGTGGAAGAAGGTCAGATATTGTACATCCCTTAA
- the hemL gene encoding glutamate-1-semialdehyde 2,1-aminomutase: MTAQQGNRRNDERSRSAFEEAKQYIPGGVNSPVRAFKSVGLTPIYAERGEGSKIYDIDGNVFIDYVGSWGPLIMGHAHPDVVEALRETALKGTSFGAPTLLETEMAKLVCERVPSIDIVRMVNSGTEATMSAIRLARGVTGRSKILKFEGSYHGHADSLLIKAGSGVATLGLPDSPGVPEGVAVNTITVPYNDLESVKLAFERYGEELAAVIVEPVAGNMGVVPPASGFLEGLRSLTTQYGSLLIFDEVMTGFRVGLNCAQGRYGVTPDLTCLGKVIGGGLPVGAYGGRRDLMEQIAPTGPIYQAGTLSGNPLAMAAGYTTLKLLTPEVYDRLETLSARLQAGFEKNAAETGIAITINRVGSMVCPFFSAVPVTNYDIAKESNLDQFRRYFAAMIDQGVSVAPSQYEGMFVSGVHTEQDIDDTIEANRKALQSL, translated from the coding sequence ATGACTGCACAACAAGGTAATCGACGCAATGATGAGCGCTCACGCAGCGCGTTTGAGGAAGCGAAGCAGTACATACCCGGGGGTGTGAACAGCCCTGTACGCGCATTCAAATCGGTGGGACTTACTCCGATCTATGCAGAACGCGGCGAAGGGTCCAAAATCTACGATATTGATGGCAATGTTTTTATTGACTATGTGGGATCGTGGGGCCCACTAATTATGGGACATGCACACCCTGACGTTGTAGAAGCTTTGCGTGAGACAGCCCTCAAAGGAACAAGCTTTGGTGCGCCTACCTTGCTGGAGACCGAGATGGCTAAACTGGTCTGTGAGCGTGTACCTTCTATCGATATCGTGCGGATGGTTAATTCCGGCACGGAAGCAACCATGAGTGCCATTCGACTGGCACGCGGGGTAACCGGACGCAGTAAAATTCTGAAGTTTGAAGGATCATATCATGGACATGCGGACAGCTTGCTGATCAAGGCGGGTTCAGGTGTCGCAACACTGGGTCTACCGGATAGTCCAGGTGTACCTGAAGGTGTAGCTGTGAATACAATTACGGTACCTTACAACGATCTGGAGTCCGTTAAGCTTGCTTTTGAACGTTATGGTGAAGAACTGGCCGCTGTTATTGTGGAGCCTGTAGCAGGTAACATGGGGGTTGTTCCTCCGGCTTCCGGTTTCCTTGAAGGCCTGCGCAGTTTAACGACCCAATATGGCAGCCTGCTTATTTTTGACGAAGTCATGACCGGTTTCCGCGTAGGGTTGAACTGTGCTCAGGGACGGTATGGGGTTACACCTGACCTGACTTGTCTGGGTAAAGTTATCGGTGGCGGACTCCCGGTTGGTGCTTATGGTGGCCGTCGGGATCTGATGGAACAGATTGCTCCTACCGGACCGATCTATCAGGCAGGTACACTTAGTGGGAATCCGCTGGCTATGGCAGCAGGATATACCACGCTCAAATTGTTAACACCAGAGGTCTATGACCGTCTGGAGACATTGTCTGCACGTCTGCAAGCCGGATTCGAGAAAAATGCAGCTGAGACGGGTATTGCGATAACCATTAACCGTGTGGGTTCCATGGTTTGTCCATTCTTTAGTGCCGTTCCCGTAACCAATTATGACATTGCCAAAGAAAGCAATCTGGATCAATTCCGTCGTTATTTTGCGGCCATGATTGATCAAGGTGTGAGTGTTGCGCCTTCGCAATACGAAGGCATGTTTGTCTCTGGTGTGCACACAGAGCAGGATATTGACGATACGATCGAGGCGAATCGTAAAGCTCTTCAATCGTTATGA